One region of Myxococcus stipitatus genomic DNA includes:
- the ald gene encoding alanine dehydrogenase: MIVGVPKEIKTREYRVGMVPAGVRALTSAGHTVLVETNAGVGSGIPDSEYQRVGAQIIATADEVWKRAEMVVKVKEPIAPEYERIQPGQIIYTYFHLAGVDPELTKTLVKKKAAAVAYETLQLDDGSLPLLKPMSEVAGKMAIQVGAACLEKAHGGKGILLGGVPGVRRGRVVVIGGGVVGLCAAKVAVGMGAEVTILDVNLERLTYLDDVFLGRVSVLASDTESIAHSVREADLVVGAVLIPGGKAPKLVSESLISEMTKGSVVVDVAVDQGGCIETCKPTTHDNPTFEVHGVVHYCVANMPGAVPQTSTYALTNTTRPYSRKIADMGLVEAIKSDRALARAMNTYNGHVTYEAVAKDLGYDYLSISEALARK, encoded by the coding sequence GTGATCGTCGGAGTTCCCAAGGAGATCAAAACCCGTGAGTACCGCGTCGGCATGGTGCCTGCGGGCGTGCGCGCGCTCACGAGCGCGGGCCACACGGTGCTGGTCGAGACGAACGCCGGCGTCGGCTCGGGCATCCCGGATTCGGAGTACCAGCGCGTCGGCGCGCAGATCATCGCCACCGCGGACGAGGTCTGGAAGCGCGCGGAGATGGTCGTCAAGGTGAAGGAGCCCATCGCGCCGGAGTACGAGCGCATCCAGCCCGGACAGATCATCTACACGTACTTCCATCTGGCCGGCGTGGACCCGGAGCTGACGAAGACGCTGGTGAAGAAGAAGGCGGCGGCCGTCGCGTACGAGACGCTGCAGCTGGATGACGGCAGCCTGCCGCTGCTCAAGCCGATGAGCGAGGTGGCCGGGAAGATGGCCATCCAGGTCGGCGCCGCGTGCCTGGAGAAGGCGCACGGGGGCAAGGGCATCCTGCTGGGCGGCGTGCCCGGCGTGCGCCGCGGCCGCGTGGTCGTCATCGGCGGTGGCGTCGTCGGCCTGTGCGCCGCGAAGGTCGCCGTGGGCATGGGCGCCGAGGTCACCATCCTCGACGTCAACCTGGAGCGCCTCACCTACCTGGACGACGTGTTCCTCGGCCGCGTCAGCGTGCTCGCGTCGGACACGGAGAGCATCGCCCACTCCGTGCGCGAGGCGGACCTCGTCGTGGGCGCGGTGCTCATCCCCGGCGGCAAGGCCCCCAAGCTCGTCTCCGAGTCCCTCATCTCCGAGATGACCAAGGGCTCCGTCGTCGTCGACGTCGCGGTGGACCAGGGCGGCTGCATCGAGACCTGCAAGCCCACCACGCACGACAACCCGACCTTCGAAGTCCACGGCGTCGTCCACTACTGCGTCGCCAACATGCCCGGCGCGGTGCCGCAGACGTCCACCTACGCCCTCACCAACACCACCCGCCCGTACTCGCGGAAGATCGCCGACATGGGCCTGGTCGAGGCCATCAAGTCCGACCGCGCCCTGGCGCGTGCGATGAACACCTACAACGGCCACGTCACCTACGAGGCCGTCGCCAAGGACCTGGGGTACGACTACCTCTCCATCTCCGAGGCCCTGGCCCGGAAGTAG
- a CDS encoding sigma-70 family RNA polymerase sigma factor, whose product MLDFRQPNRTKQEFEELALAHLDPLYSAALRLTKNERDAEDLVQDTCMRAYRFFDKFERGTNIKAWLFKILTNTFINRYRRKVKERTVVEGVEREAVHERFVSRDATDFAANPEQYFFDRLLSDDVLRAIDSLPIDFRLVVILADLQEFSYKEIAEILECPVGTVMSRLFRGRKLLQKTLREYAVGQGVFRHEEDAANTPPNLEEYRQRKKTG is encoded by the coding sequence ATGTTGGATTTCAGACAACCCAACCGGACGAAGCAGGAATTCGAGGAACTGGCGCTGGCCCACCTGGACCCCCTCTACTCGGCCGCGCTGCGGCTGACGAAGAACGAGCGGGATGCCGAGGACCTGGTGCAGGACACCTGCATGAGGGCCTACCGCTTCTTCGACAAGTTCGAGCGGGGCACCAACATCAAGGCCTGGCTGTTCAAGATCCTCACGAACACGTTCATCAACCGCTACCGGCGCAAGGTGAAGGAGCGCACGGTGGTGGAGGGCGTGGAGCGCGAGGCGGTGCATGAGCGCTTCGTGAGCCGGGACGCGACGGACTTCGCGGCCAACCCGGAGCAGTACTTCTTCGACAGGCTCCTGTCGGACGACGTGCTGCGCGCCATCGACTCGCTGCCCATCGACTTCCGGCTGGTGGTCATCCTCGCGGACCTGCAGGAGTTCTCCTACAAGGAGATCGCCGAAATCCTCGAGTGCCCGGTGGGCACGGTGATGAGCCGGCTGTTCCGGGGGCGCAAGCTCCTGCAGAAGACGCTGCGTGAGTACGCGGTGGGCCAGGGGGTGTTCCGTCACGAAGAGGACGCGGCGAACACCCCGCCGAACCTGGAAGAGTATCGTCAAAGGAAGAAGACGGGGTAG
- a CDS encoding anti-sigma factor family protein — protein sequence MICQELERLLYPYLDGEFQPEERHDVEAHLAGCTECHARVEAERKVQQALRRAARHSVTRMRAPESLRAGIQVGLRQEQRRARVGLWLRAGAVALVVVTVGGGLAYYEARQRQQLVKREAVQRHTRDLPFEIASTDREQMERWFKGMVDPRVAVPRLPKSKPLGGRISILNGREVAYISYETVPAEGERSRRLGVFVLPDEDGPKPQALPAVEVDSAQGFNVVTWRDDEVVYEMVTDMDEHDIRRLLSEREHESTLAAENATVPASMPRALESSDGNYSYQTLPMPVRSRPAISAVPASYP from the coding sequence ATGATCTGCCAGGAACTCGAACGGCTGCTGTATCCGTACCTCGACGGCGAATTCCAGCCGGAGGAGCGGCACGACGTCGAAGCCCACCTCGCCGGGTGCACCGAGTGCCATGCCCGGGTGGAGGCGGAGCGGAAGGTCCAGCAGGCCCTGCGCAGGGCCGCGCGTCACTCGGTGACGCGGATGCGCGCGCCGGAGTCGCTGCGCGCGGGAATCCAGGTGGGGCTTCGCCAGGAGCAGCGGCGCGCGCGGGTGGGCCTGTGGCTGCGCGCCGGCGCCGTGGCGCTGGTGGTGGTGACGGTGGGCGGAGGGCTGGCGTACTACGAGGCCCGGCAGCGGCAACAGCTGGTCAAGCGCGAGGCGGTGCAGCGCCACACCCGCGACCTCCCCTTCGAGATCGCCAGCACGGACCGCGAGCAGATGGAGCGGTGGTTCAAGGGCATGGTGGATCCGCGCGTCGCGGTGCCCCGGCTGCCCAAGAGCAAGCCCCTGGGCGGACGCATCTCCATCCTCAACGGCCGAGAGGTCGCGTACATCAGCTACGAGACGGTGCCCGCCGAGGGCGAGCGGAGCCGCCGGCTGGGCGTGTTCGTCCTCCCGGACGAGGACGGCCCCAAGCCCCAGGCGCTGCCCGCCGTCGAAGTGGACTCCGCGCAGGGCTTCAACGTGGTCACCTGGCGGGACGACGAGGTCGTCTACGAGATGGTCACGGACATGGACGAGCACGACATCCGCCGGCTGCTCAGTGAGCGCGAGCACGAATCCACGCTCGCGGCGGAGAACGCCACGGTGCCGGCCAGCATGCCGCGCGCGCTCGAGTCCTCGGACGGAAATTACTCGTACCAGACACTTCCGATGCCCGTGCGCTCGCGCCCCGCCATCTCCGCGGTGCCCGCGTCGTACCCCTGA
- a CDS encoding response regulator, with amino-acid sequence MSKKILIVEKSDTALAATLRPVLEGRGFTVEDTSDGKGSVEQIRRDRPDLVVLAVELSAGQNGYLICGKLKKDDDLKNVPIVIVGNPDGFAQHRKLKAHADEYVAMPVDANLLTERVGALIGFPEPPATEDVVDESLTLDALGDEPMTADFGEEISVDAGEEPAVAGEELDLDAAFSDMSAPEPEAAAIVDEPVEAPPEAVVEGVEEDFSTLDSLGTDADDALDSLDDSEKTVVGFMPVASAPAPTPAPLKVIEPARPTPPPPAKTPSPPPARTPAPAAATPAAPVTSAADAAELRNLRAKVAELQATLDDAHSTASTAEDRVRELEAELEGKAAELETARASAGKNDKDTFALRDAVNKRDKEILRLKTELNQKDQEIVELKDQHLELEQKASTAESEIARRDAQIKTLTTKADSLTADRKRVDQQLASAKEEARGATARLSTLQEELDQQNAQLAALNAELEELRNRTGQLEADVQVAREEADGLRAQVDSAQSDNEELRGQLEQAQAELSEQATRAADEADELRKRISELEATAARNEERVTKLYARIKNDEKLREKTKKALAIASQLLEEPASSVGDADEAAA; translated from the coding sequence ATGTCCAAGAAAATCCTGATCGTCGAAAAGAGCGACACCGCCCTCGCCGCCACCCTGCGCCCGGTCCTGGAGGGCCGGGGCTTCACGGTGGAAGACACCTCCGACGGCAAGGGCAGCGTGGAGCAGATTCGCCGGGACAGGCCGGACCTGGTCGTGCTCGCGGTGGAGCTGTCGGCCGGGCAGAACGGCTACCTCATCTGCGGCAAGCTGAAGAAGGACGACGACCTCAAGAACGTCCCCATCGTCATCGTGGGCAACCCGGACGGCTTCGCGCAGCACCGCAAGCTGAAGGCGCACGCGGACGAGTACGTGGCCATGCCGGTGGACGCCAACCTCCTGACGGAGCGGGTGGGCGCGCTGATCGGCTTCCCGGAGCCGCCGGCCACCGAGGACGTGGTGGACGAGAGCCTCACGCTGGACGCGCTCGGCGACGAGCCGATGACGGCGGACTTCGGCGAGGAGATCTCCGTCGACGCCGGCGAGGAGCCTGCGGTCGCCGGTGAGGAGCTGGACCTGGACGCGGCCTTCAGCGACATGTCCGCGCCGGAGCCGGAGGCCGCCGCCATCGTCGACGAGCCCGTGGAGGCGCCGCCCGAGGCCGTGGTCGAGGGCGTGGAGGAGGACTTCTCCACGCTCGACTCGCTGGGCACGGACGCGGACGACGCGCTCGACTCCCTGGACGACTCCGAAAAGACGGTGGTGGGCTTCATGCCCGTCGCCTCGGCGCCCGCGCCCACGCCCGCGCCGCTGAAGGTCATCGAGCCGGCCAGGCCCACCCCGCCGCCGCCCGCGAAGACGCCGTCCCCGCCTCCCGCGAGGACGCCCGCGCCCGCCGCCGCCACGCCCGCGGCCCCCGTCACCTCCGCCGCGGACGCCGCCGAGCTGCGCAACCTGCGGGCGAAGGTGGCCGAGCTCCAGGCCACGCTGGACGACGCTCACTCCACGGCGTCCACCGCCGAGGACCGCGTTCGCGAGCTGGAGGCCGAGCTGGAGGGCAAGGCGGCCGAGCTGGAGACGGCCCGCGCCTCCGCGGGCAAGAACGACAAGGACACCTTCGCGCTGCGCGACGCGGTCAACAAGCGCGACAAGGAGATCCTGCGGCTCAAGACGGAGCTGAACCAGAAGGACCAGGAGATCGTCGAGCTGAAGGACCAGCACCTGGAGCTGGAGCAGAAGGCCAGCACCGCCGAGTCGGAGATCGCCCGGCGCGACGCGCAGATCAAGACGCTCACCACGAAGGCGGACTCGCTGACGGCGGACCGCAAGCGCGTGGACCAGCAGCTCGCCTCCGCGAAGGAGGAGGCGCGCGGCGCCACCGCGAGGTTGTCAACCCTCCAGGAGGAGCTGGACCAGCAGAACGCGCAGCTGGCCGCGCTCAACGCGGAGCTGGAGGAGCTGCGCAACCGCACCGGCCAGCTCGAGGCCGACGTGCAGGTGGCGCGCGAGGAGGCCGACGGGCTGCGCGCCCAGGTGGACTCCGCGCAGAGCGACAACGAGGAGCTGCGCGGCCAGCTCGAGCAGGCCCAGGCGGAGCTGTCCGAGCAGGCCACGCGCGCGGCCGACGAGGCCGACGAGCTGCGCAAGCGCATCTCCGAGCTCGAGGCCACGGCGGCGCGCAACGAGGAGCGCGTCACCAAGCTCTACGCGCGCATCAAGAACGACGAGAAGCTGCGAGAGAAGACCAAGAAGGCGCTCGCCATCGCCTCGCAGCTGCTGGAGGAGCCCGCCTCCTCCGTGGGCGACGCGGACGAGGCCGCCGCCTAG
- a CDS encoding type III pantothenate kinase: MLLAIDVGNTNTVLGVFEGRRLLDHWRVETSTRRTSDEYGILVRQLFTHSGIDPVKVSAVAVSSVVPPLQFSLEKMSERYFRMRPMFVGPGVKTGMPILYDNPREVGADRIVNAVAAYEKHKGALIVVDFGTATTFDAVSARGEYLGGCISPGINISMEALFQNASKLPRVEFARPPHVIGRNTVHSMQSGLVYGYVGMVDGICARMQGDLGSPVKVVATGGLAPLVASESKAIHEVDEFLTLEGLRIIYGRNHAT; the protein is encoded by the coding sequence ATGCTCCTGGCCATCGACGTCGGCAACACCAACACCGTCCTCGGGGTCTTCGAGGGGCGGCGGCTGCTCGACCATTGGCGCGTGGAGACGAGCACCCGGCGCACCTCGGACGAGTACGGCATCCTGGTCCGCCAGCTCTTCACCCACAGCGGCATCGACCCGGTGAAGGTGTCGGCGGTGGCCGTCTCCAGCGTGGTGCCCCCGCTCCAGTTCAGCCTGGAGAAGATGAGCGAGCGCTACTTCCGCATGCGCCCCATGTTCGTCGGGCCGGGCGTGAAGACGGGCATGCCCATCCTCTACGACAACCCGCGCGAGGTGGGCGCCGACCGCATCGTCAACGCGGTGGCCGCCTACGAGAAGCACAAGGGCGCGCTCATCGTCGTGGACTTCGGCACGGCCACCACGTTCGACGCCGTCTCCGCCCGGGGCGAGTACCTGGGCGGCTGCATCAGCCCGGGTATCAACATCTCCATGGAGGCGCTCTTCCAGAATGCCTCCAAGCTGCCGCGCGTGGAGTTCGCGCGGCCGCCGCACGTCATCGGCCGCAACACGGTGCACTCCATGCAGTCGGGCCTCGTCTATGGCTACGTCGGCATGGTGGACGGCATCTGCGCGCGCATGCAGGGCGACCTCGGCTCGCCCGTGAAGGTCGTCGCCACCGGGGGGCTCGCGCCGCTGGTGGCCAGTGAATCCAAGGCCATCCACGAAGTGGACGAGTTCCTCACGCTCGAGGGCCTGCGCATCATCTACGGAAGGAACCACGCGACATGA
- a CDS encoding biotin--[acetyl-CoA-carboxylase] ligase: MAVESTEQTQEELILGFLSESGEDYTSGEALSGKLGLSRTAVWKRVEALRTKGYRIEAVPARGYRLVEVPDRLTSLEVVPLLSTHDLGRTLHHHDVLGSTNEVAFRLAQDGAEHGEVVVAEQQTAGKGRRGRAWVSPPGLNLYFSAILRPELPPQRAPELTLVAAVALAETMRESGVEAAIKWPNDVHIDGRKVAGILTELSAEPERVHFVVVGVGVNLNCQPEHFPEELRGTATSLSIARGERVHRAHFAASLWMRLEEWLDLYLETGFDAVRARWKELSSTLGQDVLVRTDRSELRGLAVDIDPAGALLVQTEGGQVERVLAGDVEQLRPRQTARSR, from the coding sequence GTGGCCGTGGAATCGACTGAGCAGACGCAGGAGGAGCTCATCCTGGGGTTCCTCTCCGAGAGCGGTGAGGACTACACCTCGGGGGAGGCCCTCTCGGGCAAGCTGGGGCTCTCACGCACCGCCGTCTGGAAGCGGGTGGAGGCGCTGCGGACCAAGGGGTACCGCATCGAGGCCGTGCCCGCCCGGGGCTACCGACTGGTGGAGGTCCCCGACCGGCTGACGTCGCTGGAGGTGGTGCCGCTGCTGTCCACCCACGACCTGGGGCGGACGCTGCACCACCACGACGTGCTGGGCTCCACCAACGAGGTGGCCTTCCGCCTGGCCCAGGATGGCGCGGAGCACGGCGAGGTGGTCGTCGCCGAACAGCAGACCGCGGGCAAGGGGCGCCGGGGGCGGGCCTGGGTATCGCCTCCGGGGCTCAACCTGTACTTCTCCGCCATCCTCCGGCCGGAGCTCCCTCCGCAGCGCGCGCCGGAGCTGACGCTGGTGGCCGCCGTGGCACTGGCGGAGACGATGCGCGAGTCGGGCGTGGAGGCGGCCATCAAGTGGCCCAACGACGTCCACATCGACGGGCGCAAGGTCGCGGGCATCCTCACCGAGCTGTCCGCCGAGCCCGAGCGCGTCCACTTCGTGGTGGTGGGGGTGGGGGTGAACCTCAACTGCCAGCCGGAGCACTTCCCGGAGGAGCTGCGCGGCACGGCGACGTCGCTGTCCATCGCCCGGGGGGAGAGGGTCCACCGGGCCCACTTCGCCGCCAGCCTGTGGATGCGGCTGGAGGAGTGGCTGGACCTGTACCTGGAGACGGGCTTCGACGCGGTCCGGGCGCGCTGGAAGGAGCTGTCGTCCACACTGGGCCAGGACGTCCTCGTCCGCACGGACCGAAGCGAGCTGCGGGGGCTGGCGGTGGACATCGACCCGGCGGGCGCGCTGCTCGTCCAGACGGAAGGCGGCCAGGTGGAGCGGGTGCTCGCGGGTGACGTGGAGCAGCTGCGCCCCCGGCAGACAGCGCGCTCCCGGTAG
- a CDS encoding HEAT repeat domain-containing protein, which produces MKPALWFACCVVLLGACRSQAPRHPVAPVEVSGATVRDNALLGLAPEGVATLFTRALKTSGRFDLKAEEAPPAGEPRPWRLTLDVPFTREVLKDGDPRSFAEVGANLTLERFGGELPQRYEVVGLGEAPVLEDTPEGRQAAMRDALDAVLRQVTESAVMQLTAIDRPDDALVVDLRAEDARIREFALRTLAERQHPAAAPLLIERLKETSDGEGVRRTIGSLVEMKARVAVPALIDLARGRDIGFVQEIVFAVGEIGGPEAEAYLYTMAQGHDAPSVQAAAQQALETLYASRKHITAEARGRDHAD; this is translated from the coding sequence ATGAAGCCGGCCCTGTGGTTCGCTTGCTGCGTCGTCCTCCTAGGCGCCTGTCGCTCACAGGCGCCTCGCCATCCCGTGGCGCCAGTGGAGGTCTCTGGCGCCACGGTTCGGGACAACGCGCTGCTGGGGCTGGCCCCGGAGGGCGTCGCGACGCTGTTCACGCGGGCGCTGAAGACCTCCGGACGCTTCGACCTGAAGGCCGAGGAGGCGCCGCCGGCCGGCGAGCCGCGTCCGTGGCGGCTGACGCTGGACGTGCCCTTCACCCGCGAGGTGCTCAAGGACGGCGACCCTCGCAGCTTCGCGGAGGTGGGCGCCAACCTCACCCTGGAGCGCTTCGGGGGCGAGCTGCCCCAGCGCTACGAGGTGGTGGGGCTGGGCGAGGCGCCCGTGCTGGAGGACACGCCGGAGGGGCGACAGGCCGCGATGCGCGACGCGCTGGACGCGGTGCTGCGGCAGGTGACGGAGTCCGCGGTGATGCAGTTGACCGCCATCGACCGGCCGGATGACGCGCTGGTGGTGGACCTGCGCGCGGAGGACGCGCGCATCCGCGAGTTCGCCCTGCGCACGCTCGCCGAGCGGCAGCACCCGGCCGCCGCGCCGCTGCTCATCGAGCGGCTCAAGGAGACCTCCGACGGCGAGGGCGTGCGGCGGACCATCGGCTCGCTGGTGGAGATGAAGGCGCGCGTCGCGGTCCCGGCGCTCATCGACCTGGCGCGGGGGCGCGACATCGGCTTCGTGCAGGAGATCGTCTTCGCGGTGGGCGAGATTGGGGGGCCGGAGGCGGAGGCGTACCTGTATACGATGGCCCAGGGGCACGACGCGCCGTCCGTGCAGGCCGCGGCGCAGCAGGCCCTGGAGACGCTCTACGCATCACGCAAGCACATCACCGCGGAGGCGCGTGGCCGGGACCACGCGGACTGA
- a CDS encoding HTH domain-containing protein, which produces MTFYEAALRILESEGRPLHFLEITEKSIQQNLLSHVGKTPEVTMLSRLAAMARRTRDRKVIVTAKDTFALVDWSIPEDLEALAQTGVIEPHPEEDLPPMRPAERHPEPRTDNVRAAGRGSERKRRRDEEEERGGKRKRFPPLPEVVFEILSDADGGLRTELIIERARGKELCAEDCTVEAVLTALLEDNQRRIDAGRRPQYAFNKDTGEVTLERAGAPSEAPSLELQAAFAQALGIPLEAGRPVLSRAASTAAGEPVVDAALLTTLRTSLKDARRAVARGLRKRLGDADVGTFEKSVVKMMHALGFRELKVAKRSKEGPLLTARKREGSVELRYAVRMLKGSPAIDRKCVQELRRDLGHYSAQVGLLVSAGDVRGDARTEAQANGSLVMLWCGDALGEKFLEAKTAVTVTQVELYELDERFFEAAKLDAEEAQKRREERQREKQSREDEPSDTVAAAGEPRPPREKRRRDRDREKRSSEESEVSVESATTGEAAEAREVAPAASVPPPQPTATEDEEGEDDEEGEDDDLEAASAFVGARSDGASAENGAAGAEGAQGERKRRRRRRRGRRGRGSRAAEGATPGATPTGEAAAPSGVEGSTPVEGAATPEAAATAPVEGGAAGEAVTPAQPAEVASTEATPAATSDASDEAPRAAQPGTPGVDAAGTPTAEAAPVAAQTVAEAPAEVVEEAKPPEASHEVRGAAPGVPPRPSEGGEG; this is translated from the coding sequence ATGACATTTTACGAGGCCGCGCTCCGAATCCTGGAGAGCGAAGGTCGTCCCCTCCACTTCCTTGAAATCACCGAGAAGTCCATCCAGCAGAACCTGCTCTCCCACGTCGGCAAGACGCCCGAGGTGACGATGCTCTCGCGCCTGGCTGCCATGGCGCGTCGCACGCGGGATCGCAAGGTCATCGTGACGGCGAAGGACACCTTCGCGCTGGTGGATTGGTCGATTCCCGAGGACCTGGAGGCCCTGGCTCAGACTGGCGTCATCGAGCCGCATCCGGAAGAGGACCTTCCGCCGATGCGTCCCGCCGAGCGCCACCCGGAGCCGCGCACCGACAACGTGCGCGCCGCGGGGCGTGGCAGCGAGCGCAAGCGTCGCCGGGACGAGGAGGAGGAGCGGGGTGGAAAGCGCAAGCGCTTCCCGCCGCTGCCGGAGGTGGTGTTCGAAATCCTCAGCGACGCCGACGGCGGGCTGCGCACCGAGCTCATCATCGAGCGGGCACGGGGCAAGGAGCTGTGCGCGGAGGACTGCACGGTGGAGGCGGTGCTCACCGCGCTGCTGGAGGACAACCAGCGTCGCATCGACGCGGGCCGTCGTCCGCAGTACGCCTTCAACAAGGACACCGGCGAGGTGACGCTGGAGCGCGCGGGCGCTCCGAGCGAGGCCCCGTCGCTGGAGCTGCAGGCCGCGTTCGCGCAGGCCCTGGGCATCCCGTTGGAGGCCGGGCGGCCGGTGCTGTCGCGCGCCGCCTCGACGGCCGCGGGCGAGCCCGTGGTGGACGCCGCGCTGCTCACCACGCTGCGCACTTCGCTCAAGGACGCGCGCCGCGCGGTGGCGCGGGGGCTGCGCAAGCGCCTGGGCGACGCCGACGTGGGCACCTTCGAGAAGTCCGTGGTGAAGATGATGCACGCCCTGGGCTTCCGCGAGCTGAAGGTGGCCAAGCGCTCCAAGGAAGGCCCCCTGCTCACCGCGCGCAAGCGCGAGGGCAGCGTGGAGCTGCGCTACGCGGTGCGCATGCTCAAGGGCTCGCCGGCCATCGACCGCAAGTGCGTGCAGGAGCTGCGGCGAGACCTGGGCCACTACTCCGCGCAGGTGGGCCTGCTGGTCAGCGCGGGTGACGTGCGCGGCGACGCGCGCACGGAGGCGCAGGCCAACGGCTCGCTGGTGATGCTGTGGTGTGGCGACGCCCTGGGCGAGAAGTTCCTGGAGGCGAAGACTGCCGTCACCGTCACGCAGGTGGAGCTGTACGAGCTCGACGAGCGCTTCTTCGAGGCCGCGAAGCTGGACGCCGAGGAGGCCCAGAAGCGCCGCGAGGAGCGTCAGCGCGAGAAGCAGTCGCGCGAGGACGAGCCTTCCGACACCGTCGCCGCCGCGGGCGAGCCGCGTCCGCCGCGCGAGAAGCGCCGACGCGATCGCGACCGCGAGAAGCGCTCGAGCGAGGAATCGGAGGTCTCCGTCGAGTCCGCCACGACGGGCGAGGCCGCCGAGGCGCGCGAGGTCGCGCCCGCCGCGTCCGTTCCGCCTCCCCAGCCCACGGCCACCGAGGACGAGGAGGGCGAGGACGACGAGGAGGGCGAGGATGACGACCTCGAGGCCGCCAGCGCCTTCGTCGGCGCGCGGTCCGACGGGGCGTCCGCCGAGAATGGCGCGGCCGGGGCGGAGGGCGCCCAGGGCGAGCGCAAGCGCCGCCGCCGTCGTCGCCGTGGGCGCCGCGGGCGTGGCAGCCGCGCCGCCGAGGGGGCCACCCCCGGCGCCACCCCCACGGGTGAGGCCGCGGCTCCGTCCGGTGTCGAGGGCTCGACACCTGTCGAGGGCGCCGCCACCCCGGAGGCCGCCGCGACGGCTCCCGTGGAGGGTGGGGCGGCCGGCGAGGCCGTGACCCCGGCGCAGCCGGCGGAGGTCGCGTCCACCGAGGCGACGCCCGCGGCCACCAGCGACGCCTCCGACGAGGCGCCCCGCGCCGCGCAGCCGGGCACCCCCGGCGTCGATGCCGCCGGGACCCCCACCGCCGAGGCAGCGCCGGTGGCGGCCCAGACGGTCGCGGAGGCTCCGGCGGAGGTCGTCGAGGAGGCGAAGCCCCCCGAGGCGTCGCACGAGGTGCGAGGGGCCGCGCCGGGCGTCCCGCCGCGCCCGTCCGAAGGGGGAGAGGGCTGA